One Rhododendron vialii isolate Sample 1 chromosome 2a, ASM3025357v1 genomic region harbors:
- the LOC131317780 gene encoding uncharacterized protein LOC131317780: protein MLEQVFVGGLLDDDSDELPANLGRGDVRSFNKLFNAAQRKIYPGCEKTVLAFIVELLHVKVYKKMPNDTFHIMMNIIKGMRSDYDEAIPWNTYEAKKFLRDLGLGYVPIHACINDCALFWKENANMENCPKCNEPRYKVNDDCIMPPGSKKSSASSNSTSTMRNTAAVRVETEAPTPASEILTSTPLTVASPSTHASASGAPSAKRRCVRGPTRGKRIRRIIAENKGERISAYVTPEMRAFCGINANKVASELGTQIRWICPIQGFYASWNDVSDDLKRAVLQAVRDKFKVTENGVEGTELVEQIFQEKANLIYKDWKWRMNNFYTKTLEAGLDAYHHPFQEMPIDDWKYLIDHVFKDPKREARKIAGKLNREAVPYGHTTGSRSFAAVMTIAADQEKQRIANEGNDDAGNGNESNSNEGSVGTKKLDLCDLFEASHRLRDTNEWINSSCQEKHEMMVGIRDEAALSGTPLSAEELSIKCLGESKTKNYIRGLGNGPKPSTYLSKSNSQSAARQDQLQKLQHELDLIREEQRRKREEEKTRREEEKTQREEEQRQHEEEQRRREEKYEEEKRRWEETQRRQDEERSILLKEMEVFKSFMTQMQNGGRGNMGAG from the exons ATGTTGGAACAGGTCTTTGTTGGTGGCCTTTTGGATGACGATAGCGATGAATTGCCTGCTAATCTTGGGAGGGGTGATGTTCGGAGTTTCAATAAGTTGTTCAATGCTGCTCAACGTAAAATTTATCCTGGATGTGAAAAGACTGTGCTAGCATTCATTGTTGAGTTGCTTCATGTTAAAGTCTACAAGAAGATGCCGAATGACACGTTCCATATTATGATGAATATTATTAAAGGGATGCGATCTGACTATGATGAGGCTATTCCTTGGAACACTTATGAAGCGAAGAAATTCTTAagggatttgggtttgggataTGTGCCTATTCATGCATGCATAAATGACTGCGCACTCTTTTGGAAGGAGAATGCAAATATGGAAAATTGCCCAAAGTGTAATGAGCCTAGGTACAAGGTGAACGATG ATTGCATCATGCCTCCTGGATCAAAAAAGAGCAGTGCATCCTCCAACTCGACTAGCACAATGCGTAACACTGCAGCAGTACGAGTTGAAACAGAAGCTCCAACACCCGCTTCAGAGATTCTGACATCTACTCCTTTGACTGTTGCATCTCCTTCTACCCATGCTAGTGCTTCAG GTGCACCTTCAGCAAAGCGGCGGTGTGTGCGAGGGCCAACACGTGGAAAAAGAATTAGAAGAATAATTGCTGAGAATAAAGGGGAGAGGATCTCAGCTTATGTGACGCCAGAAATGAGAGCGTTTTGTGGAATAAATGCAAACAAGGTGGCAAGTGAACTAGGGACACAAATTAGGTGGATATGTCCTATTCAGGGATTTTACGCCTCGTGGAATGATGTTAGTGATGACTTGAAACGTGCTGTCCTACAAGCAGTCCGG GACAAATTTAAAGTCACCGAAAATGGCGTTGAGGGCACCGAGTTAGTTGAgcaaatttttcaagaaaaggcAAATCTAATATACAAAGATTGGAAATGGAGAATGAACAATTTCTATACAAAGACATTGGAAGCTGGATTAGACGCATATCATCATCCATTTCAAGAGATGCCCATAGATGACTGGAAGTACTTGATCGATCATGTATTCAAGGATCCAAAACGAGAG gCCCGCAAAATAGCTGGCAAATTAAATAGGGAGGCTGTACCGTATGGTCATACTACGGGCTCTCGATCCTTTGCTGCCGTGATGACTATTGCG gctgatcaagaaaagcaaagaaTTGCCAATGAGGGAAATGATGATGCTGGAAACGGTAATGAGTCAAACAGTAATGAGGGTAGTGTGGGAACAAAGAAGCTCGATTTATGTGATTTGTTCGAGGCATCACATAGATTGAGAGATACAAATGAATGGATCAATTCATCATGCCAAGAGAAACAT GAGATGATGGTGGGAATACGTGATGAGGCAGCTCTATCTGGCACTCCATTATCAGCCGAAGAACTTTCAATAAAGTGCCTTGGGGAGTCGAAGACAAAGAACTACATTAGAGGATTAGGGAATGGGCCAAAGCCATCTACCTATCTTTCCAAATCCAACTCACAGTCAGCAGCACGCCAGGACCAGCTGCAAAAACTTCAACATGAGTTGGATTTAATTCGTGAAGagcaaagaagaaagagggaagagGAGAAGACGCGGAGGGAAGAGGAGAAGACGCAAAGGGAGGAGGAACAAAGACAACACGAGGAGGAACAAAGACGACGTGAGGAAAAGTATGAGGAGGAGAAAAGACGGTGGGAGGAGACACAAAGGCGACAAGATGAGGAGCGGTCTATACTTCTAAAAGAGATGGAGGTATTCAAAAGCTTTATGACCCAAATGCAGAATGGTGGACGAGGCAACATGGGAGCAGGGTGA
- the LOC131317781 gene encoding uncharacterized protein LOC131317781, which produces MLIRIHKNLLGNGNTLDIAKRQRKEFPQWFKRHVNELRNQGSPEATNELWSLANGPGPIINTYSGCISNGVRFLTIERDNRHTTQNSGVVVEGEHEGQTINFYGFLTKVWEMAYLFGHRVVLFQCEWYNSGCSRFFRVDAHCSSIDVRSRWYKDDPFVFPSQVQQVFYIADTKLGEHWKVVERIHRRGIWNVPETESFETSGSPNEVFQQEITTEVPTIVVEDPPIVSSLRRNDIEPAITSEEEDHSDEYEENLMADLDDEEEEENHSDSDDDFDIEA; this is translated from the exons ATGTTAATTAGGATACACAAGAATTTGTTGGGAAATGGCAATACACTTGACATTGCGAAGAGACAACGTAAAGAGTTTCCTCAGTGGTTCAAACGGCAT GTGAATGAATTGCGGAATCAAGGGTCTCCAGAAGCAACTAATGAGTTATGGTCATTGGCCAACGGACCCGGGCCAATAATAAACACATATTCAGGGTGCATTTCTAATGGCGTCCGTTTCCTTACTATTGAACGGGACAACCGTCATACAACTCAGAATAGTGGGGTGGTAGTGGAAGGGGAGCATGAAGGCCAAACAATAAACTTTTACGGTTTCTTAACCAAAGTATGGGAAATGGCCTATTTATTCGGTCATCGAGTTGTTTTGTTCCAGTGTGAATGGTACAATTCTGGTTGTAGTAGATTTTTTCGGGTTGATGCACATTGCTCAAGTATTGATGTAAGAAGTCGATGGTATAAGGATGACCCATTCGTTTTTCCAAGTCAAGTCCAACAAGTTTTCTACATTGCAGATACCAAGTTGGGTGAGCATTGGAAAGTAGTAGAACGAATTCACCGTCGAGGAATCTGGAATGTCCCAGAGACGGAAAGTTTTGAAACCAGCGGGTCTCCCAATGAAGTTTTCCAGCAGGAAATAACTACTGAGGTTCCAACAATTGTCGTTGAAGATCCTCCCATCGTATCCTCTTTGCGGAGAAATGATATTGAACCTGCAATTACTAGTGAGGAAGAAGATCATAGCGATGAGTATGAAGAAAACTTAATGGCTGATCTAGACgatgaagaagaggaagaaaatcaTAGTGATTCTGATGATGATTTTGACATAGAAGCTTAA